In the Prochlorococcus sp. MIT 1307 genome, one interval contains:
- a CDS encoding ABC-F family ATP-binding cassette domain-containing protein: MIEVNKGKARNYEGNYSNFLKQKTQEAKSEASSEAKLKGVLRRELAWLRQGAKARSTKQKARIQRIEKMRSNSSKPINHSLQISTLNKRIGKLVIEAKDLQVTNNGKLLFDNFSYSFSPEDRVGIIGLNGSGKSTLLDLIARRKLPTRGEIRLGETVNLGYLDQQTDDLLSGKGLERKVIDFVEEAASWIDLGNEKVTASQLLERFLFPPAQQHSPLKRLSGGEKRRLTLCRILIQAPNVLLLDEPTNDLDIQTLSVLEDFLEDFHGCVIVVSHDRYFLDRTIDKIFSFEKGLINKFEGNYSAFLKNKQYTEKRLEIESQSSKYLRLKQSTRNTKNAVIESFSQEASRATQEAQTVRRRSFKESKELEKLNHDLLLLEAQKISLEKELVKKKGNLTELSQKLAECVEKLRNAEDRWLELSELEP; this comes from the coding sequence ATGATCGAAGTCAATAAAGGTAAAGCACGCAATTACGAAGGAAACTACAGCAACTTCCTTAAACAAAAAACTCAAGAGGCAAAGTCAGAAGCATCATCAGAAGCAAAGTTAAAAGGTGTTTTAAGAAGAGAATTGGCTTGGTTAAGACAAGGAGCAAAAGCAAGAAGCACCAAACAAAAGGCTCGGATACAAAGAATTGAAAAAATGCGCTCAAATTCATCAAAACCAATCAATCATTCTTTACAAATATCTACCCTTAATAAACGAATAGGAAAACTTGTAATTGAAGCCAAAGACTTACAAGTAACAAATAATGGGAAATTACTTTTTGACAATTTCTCCTATAGCTTCAGCCCTGAAGATCGTGTAGGGATTATCGGCCTGAATGGAAGTGGGAAGTCCACACTTCTTGATCTAATTGCTCGTCGAAAACTTCCCACTAGAGGGGAAATACGTCTTGGGGAAACAGTCAATCTTGGATACCTTGATCAACAGACTGATGATTTATTAAGCGGCAAAGGTCTAGAGAGAAAGGTCATAGATTTTGTAGAAGAAGCTGCATCATGGATCGACCTAGGGAATGAGAAAGTCACAGCATCTCAATTACTAGAAAGATTCCTATTTCCTCCTGCGCAGCAACACAGCCCTTTGAAACGACTCTCGGGAGGAGAGAAGAGAAGACTTACGCTTTGTCGAATACTCATCCAGGCTCCAAATGTTCTTTTACTAGATGAGCCAACAAATGATCTAGATATACAGACTCTCAGTGTTCTTGAAGACTTCTTAGAAGATTTCCATGGTTGCGTAATAGTTGTATCCCATGATCGCTATTTCCTAGATCGCACCATAGATAAAATCTTTAGCTTTGAAAAAGGCCTAATCAATAAATTTGAGGGCAATTACAGTGCTTTTCTGAAGAACAAACAATATACGGAAAAAAGACTTGAAATAGAATCTCAAAGCAGCAAATATTTGAGGCTAAAGCAATCAACAAGAAACACAAAGAATGCAGTTATAGAATCGTTCTCGCAAGAAGCTTCAAGAGCAACACAAGAGGCGCAGACAGTTCGGAGACGCAGCTTTAAAGAATCAAAAGAACTCGAAAAACTAAATCATGATCTATTACTACTAGAAGCACAAAAAATATCTTTAGAGAAGGAGCTTGTTAAAAAGAAAGGAAACTTAACTGAGCTCAGCCAAAAGCTTGCCGAATGTGTCGAAAAGCTTAGGAATGCAGAAGATCGATGGCTAGAACTCAGCGAGCTGGAGCCTTAA
- a CDS encoding CP12 domain-containing protein, translating into MKSIDEHIQKDQSEIQSAKAHGDNAKVRHLTEELTSLQEYKDHHPGDKHDPNALELFCDANPDEPECLVYDD; encoded by the coding sequence ATGAAATCTATCGACGAACACATTCAGAAGGATCAATCAGAGATCCAATCCGCTAAGGCCCATGGCGACAATGCCAAGGTGCGTCACCTAACTGAAGAACTAACTTCTCTGCAGGAGTACAAGGATCACCATCCCGGCGACAAACATGATCCAAATGCTCTGGAATTGTTCTGTGATGCAAATCCTGATGAGCCTGAGTGCCTCGTTTACGACGACTGA